The window AACAATTGTTTCGCTATAGGAATCAACTCGTCATCACTAAACGTATGCGGAATGGATAACTGCTTGGAAGTGGTTTCAAAATCCGGATAACGGATTTTAACTGCAATACAACCGGCCATCTGCCCATCCTGCCTCAATTCAAAAGCAACTTTCTCCGTCATCTTCACCAAGTGTTTCAGCAATTGGGTTGTGTCTTTGATATTCTCAGAAAAAGTCTGTTCAGTTGAAACTGATTTGGCCTCATGGTAGGGATGTACTTCACTATGGTGTATGCCCTGCGCTTTCTGCCAAAGCTCTGTGCCCCATTTACCCAATTGCTTTTCTAATAGCGTTTGAGGCTGCAAAAGAATATCACCAATCGCACGAATACCCATTTGCTGAAGCTTGATATGGGTGTGTTCGCCTACACCGGGTATTTTATTCACCGGCAAGGGGGCTAGAAAAGCCTGTTCCATGCCGGGCTGCACAAAGAGATAACCATTGGGCTTGGCTTCATCGGTAGCAATTTTCGCCACGAGTTTGTTGGCTGCCAGTCCGAATGAAATGGGTAAACCGGTTTGATCAATAATTTCCTGACGCAGGTCAATGGTCCACCGATAAGGATCATGGAATTTATCCATTCCCGTGAGATCAATATAAAACTCATCGATGGATGCTTTCTCGAATAACGGTGCTTTGGCTGCAATGATATCGGTAACCCAGCGGCTGTACCGACCGTACTCGCCTCGTGTACCTTTGAGCACAATCACTTGCGGGCATAGCTTCAGCACCTGCTTCATCGGCATCGCACTGCGCACACCATATTTTCTGGCTTCATAACTGGCTGCAGATACCACACCTCGCTCTCGACTACCCCCAACTACCACCGGCTTTCCTTTCAAAGAAGGATCATTCAGTAATTCCACACTCACAAAAAAGGAGTCCAGATCCAGATGGGCAATATAGCGTTGCGGTTGCATCATGCGCTATCAATACTGACCTGTATTCAGCAGCACCAGTGTACAAGCTTCCACGGGTTGAATGCCATTGGTCAGTGCCAGATCTTCTAATGCTTCGTTTTCTGTACCGGGATTGAAAATGATGCGTTTGGGTTTCAAAGCAATCAAATAATCGTAGTAAGCTTTTTGATGATCCGGGTTCAGGTATAAGGTAATGGTATCAATATCCTGCAATTCCGGTCTTCCGGTATCAATGATGGTATCGCCTACTTGTCCGGCTTTCTTTCCAAGCGCAACAACGGGATGTCCTTTGGCGCGCAGCAACTGAACCGCCATATGACTGTAGCGACCCGGATTTTCTGATGCACCCAGCACCAGGGTTTTCTTTTGTTCCATACTGCAAATTAGTTCTATTCTTTTTGAAGCTTGTGCACACTTGCAGCAAAATGATTTGAATAATTTTTTAAAAAAATTTGTAGTGTACAAAAGATAATCTCTAACTTAACAGGCAACAATTTCACACCTCAAACTAATACCATCATGGCAAAAGCAAAGAAGAAGGCTGCCAAGAAAGTTGTAAAGAAAGCAGCCCCAAAGAAAAAAGCTCCGGCTAAGAAAAAAGTAGCAAAGAAAGCTGCGAAAAAAGCTGCTCCAAAGAAAAAGGCGCCTGCTAAAAAAGCTGCCAAAAAAGCTGTGAAAAAAGCAGCTCCAAAGAAGAAAGTAGCAAAGAAAGCTGCGAAGAAAGCCGCACCAAAAAAGAAAGCACCAGCTAAGAAAAAAGTAGCGAAAAAAGCTGCTGCTAAGAAGCCAGCCGCTAAAAAACCTGCAGCCAAAAAGCCTGCGGCAAAAAAACCAGCTGCTAAAGCAAAAAAGCCTGCTGCGAAAAAAGCGCCTAAACCCGCACCAGCACCCGCTCCTGCTCCTGCACCAGTTGAAGCACCTGCGGCACCAGTAGCTGAAAGCACTGATACACCTGCTGCTTCTTAAGCGCAAAAAACTATATGATTAAAGCCAGCCATGCGCTGGCTTTTTTATGCAGTCTCCAACCAATTCAACCCATAACCTCTCCACATGAAAAAATTTATGCTGCTGCTCAGTTTTATCTGTAGCATACTGCTTACGCAGGCACAATCACCTATTCAAAACAAAACCAAAGACTGGAAACGGTATGATGGCTATTTTACTTTCTGGTGGGATGCCACTAATGGTAAAATATGGATGCAGGTTGATCAGTGGAATAAGGAGTTTCTCTATGTAAACTCACTCCCGGCAGGTTTGGGTTCTAATGATATTGGTTTGGACAGAGGCCAGCTCGATGAAACACGCATCGTCTATTTCACCAAAGTGGGTAAGAAAGTCTTGTTGATTCAACCCAATTATGCCTATCGCGCCAGCAGCAAAGACCCCAGAGAGCAAAAAGCAGTAAGAGAATCCTTTGCGCAATCTGCC is drawn from Chitinophagales bacterium and contains these coding sequences:
- the dinB gene encoding DNA polymerase IV is translated as MQPQRYIAHLDLDSFFVSVELLNDPSLKGKPVVVGGSRERGVVSAASYEARKYGVRSAMPMKQVLKLCPQVIVLKGTRGEYGRYSRWVTDIIAAKAPLFEKASIDEFYIDLTGMDKFHDPYRWTIDLRQEIIDQTGLPISFGLAANKLVAKIATDEAKPNGYLFVQPGMEQAFLAPLPVNKIPGVGEHTHIKLQQMGIRAIGDILLQPQTLLEKQLGKWGTELWQKAQGIHHSEVHPYHEAKSVSTEQTFSENIKDTTQLLKHLVKMTEKVAFELRQDGQMAGCIAVKIRYPDFETTSKQLSIPHTFSDDELIPIAKQLFHDLYRKGQPVRLLGVRLSDFSTQATQGNLFQDSGKKKGLYKAIDEVKNKFGKSALKRGSAD
- a CDS encoding CoA-binding protein; protein product: MEQKKTLVLGASENPGRYSHMAVQLLRAKGHPVVALGKKAGQVGDTIIDTGRPELQDIDTITLYLNPDHQKAYYDYLIALKPKRIIFNPGTENEALEDLALTNGIQPVEACTLVLLNTGQY